A single genomic interval of Lathyrus oleraceus cultivar Zhongwan6 chromosome 7, CAAS_Psat_ZW6_1.0, whole genome shotgun sequence harbors:
- the LOC127105152 gene encoding probable serine/threonine-protein kinase PBL1: MGCFPILKRKKKKSDQIVYVKRVSPGEDSPTVLPEPQTHTRSLQSAPPSFKIRVKPIQPSVKVSNNRIRALSAPSSLDEADQDALASIEYEEEEPKYRGGSVKEQRSPSPQPLPLPSPKGGGTLKTMGSFKLGTASVPLYSSGPLPLPPTGSLRNFSYDELAAACHNFSSDRYMSESLSSTIYKASFGDDASSSKKFEATVTRLRPSNQGLKEFINEVNTLSSLRHPNLCRVLGFHARDGSEHRMLVYEKLHHGSLDRLLYGRSDGPSIDWNTRMKIAICAALGLSFLHEEGPFQAMYNEFSTANIQIDKDFSAKLSGYGCVGHVPKEEISSSSSAVGNLSMETLEKGLLTPKSNVWSFGIFLLELLTGRKNLDSRHPKEERNLVKWSRPFLSDNHRLSMIMDPQLKGRFPSKAARTIANIAQRCLQMEPSERPTMGTVVENLKKIQDLKHSSRFPLQEPAQTSTKQMSRSPSLDAIIHPASRSSFSPSPSARALVSVSPPRWSGVPIQLPPHAFSSTLYLEELDRQESRKSLTSASRKASVEGF; this comes from the exons ATGGGGTGTTTTCCTATATTGAAGAGAAAGAAGAAAAAGTCTGATCAGATTGTGTATGTAAAACGCGTAAGCCCTGGCGAGGATTCACCAACAGTACTACCTGAACCTCAAACTCATACTCGCTCACTCCAGTCAGCACCTCCTAGCTTTAAGATCAGAGTGAAACCCATTCAACCTAGTGTTAAAGTTAGTAACAATAGAATACGAGCATTGTCTGCTCCATCGTCTCTCGATGAAGCAGACCAAGATGCTTTGGCCTCAATTGAGTATGAGGAAGAAGAGCCAAAATATCGAGGTGGATCAGTGAAGGAGCAGCGTTCACCTAGTCCACAACCTTTACCGCTTCCATCTCCTAAGGGTGGTGGTACACTGAAGACTATGGGAAGCTTTAAGTTGGGCACAGCTAGTGTTCCCTTATATTCTTCTGGACCTTTGCCGCTTCCACCAACTGGGTcacttagaaatttttcttaCGACGAGCTTGCTGCTGCTTGCCACAATTTCTCTTCAGATCGATACATGTCAGAATCTCTTTCATCCACCATCTATAAAGCTTCCTTTGGTGATGATGCTTCAAGTTCAAAAAAGTTTGAAGCCACGGTCACACGCCTTCGCCCATCAAATCAG GGCTTGAAGGAATTCATAAATGAGGTTAATACTCTTTCATCTTTGCGGCATCCAAACCTCTGTAGAGTGCTAGGATTTCACGCCCGTGATGGTTCGGAACATAGAATGTTGGTTTATGAGAAGCTACACCATGGAAGCTTGGACCGCCTATTGTATGGGAGATCTGATGGACCATCAATTGATTGGAATACAAGAATGAAAATTGCAATATGTGCTGCACTAGGTCTATCTTTCTTGCACGAAGAAGGGCCTTTTCAG GCAATGTATAATGAATTCTCAACAGCCAACATACAGATTGACAAAGATTTCAGTGCAAAGCTTTCAGGGTATGGCTGTGTTGGACATGTCCCCAAGGAAGAGATTTCAAGCAGTTCATCT GCCGTTGGAAACCTATCCATGGAAACACTGGAGAAAGGATTGCTCACTCCAAAGAGCAACGTATGGAGTTTTGGAATTTTTCTTCTAGAGCTACTTACGGGAAGAAAGAATCTCGATAGCCGTCACCCTAAGGAAGAGAGGAATTTGGTGAAGTGGAGCAGGCCTTTCCTATCAGATAATCACCGTTTGTCAATGATCATGGATCCTCAACTCAAAGGTCGATTTCCTTCTAAAGCGGCAAGAACAATAGCTAACATTGCACAAAGATGCCTTCAAATGGAGCCATCAGAAAGACCAACTATGGGAACCGTTGTTGAAAATCTAAAAAAGATACAGGATTTGAAGCATTCTTCTAGATTCCCATTGCAAGAACCAGCACAaacctctacaaaacaaatgtcAAGATCACCAAGTCTCGATGCTATAATCCACCCTGCATCACGGTCGAGTTTCTCTCCTTCACCATCAGCCAGAGCCCTGGTATCTGTTTCGCCTCCAAGATGGTCGGGAGTGCCGATTCAACTTCCGCCTCACGCATTTTCTTCTACCCTATATTTAGAGGAGCTTGATAGGCAAGAAAGCCGCAAGTCATTAACCTCAGCCTCTAGGAAGGCTAGTGTTGAAGGATTTTGA